The following coding sequences lie in one Apium graveolens cultivar Ventura chromosome 3, ASM990537v1, whole genome shotgun sequence genomic window:
- the LOC141713927 gene encoding uncharacterized protein LOC141713927 produces the protein MNNIVKQEDKRGGLPYPSWLIQGFQEVLEDCGLCDIDLRGYPYTWERGHGTEDWVEVRLDRALMSKTFNDLFTEIKLTNLEISTSDHSPIFLEPVKITHAVISKVFRFENAWLREPMCRQIVEEVWYRKQGRPLQDKLSECATLLQVWEEEITGSFKSRILQCKKFLKSTKEGDQNSKYFHAATKNWRKTNQITTLVNDEGQEVGWDSGLESTMIDYFTKICAASETEWNPIFEGVSRRINQVQNESLIAQVEDNEVKRALFSMHPDKSPGPDGMSPGFNQKFWGIVGQDLVELVRNFFITVELKDGLGNTNIVLIPKKKNPINMMDLRPISLCNVSYKVISKVLANRLKSMLSYLIPETQSAFIPGRLITDNIMVSYEVMHLMKRKTQCKVGWMALKLDMSKAYDRVEWSFFREMLKQMGFANQVVGLMLACVCSAKYQICHTGRRFGSIIPNRGIRQGDPLSSYLFLICMEGLFVLIKEYEKRNNLTGIQVARRAPRLTHIFFADDTYIFCKANEREADHIVDLLQIFEHASGQKINAAKSSVFFSRNTVQEFRDAICAMLRFKEAGDNTTYLGLPSMLGRNKSAMLGYLKDRMKEKVQRWDKKWLSRGGKELLLKTVAQALPNYTMSLFLLPQQLCTDMERVMNKFWWKSSNTNKGIHWMQWDRMCTKKSNGGLGFRKLQDFNVALLGKQGWRLLVKTGSLVERVFKARYYPEGSFLSANVGSNPSYIWRSIMEAQIVLKRGAVRRVGTGTTVSITKDPWLPNDDPYVHTDNEAIRDRNVDALMIPGQYAWDVDVVKDVFIDRDAKLILSIPLRDADSDCWFWKWDKKGQYTVRSAYTAIQEVKQSYIQNDSISWKKLWNAKVPLKVKHFIWSAVRNILPTKDQLLTRRVDVNDKCPVCNDEIEIVYHVLVTCSMAKQYWNDLGINTEENNSSSFDRWVNSLFQKCKIIKLQEVFMVCWSLWNNKNEVIWNQRGKEYSDVCKLAKLLLNQWKNAQDKSFDHFLGFMGQEDGKERWEYPQEGKVKFNVDAAIFENSSTYCLSMVARDHRGELVVAGTSCREGRIAPDLAEALGIKEALSWIKYNLKQPAIVETDCLAVVQAIRCSSTHLSYLGRVIEECRYLISELNHRMVTLIFVKRSANKVAHFLARHNSSVADRIWSGNCVYPELYHVLNKDLVC, from the exons ATGAATAATATTGTTAAGCAAGAAGATAAGAGAGGTGGACTTCCTTATCCATCATGGCTGATTCAAGGTTTTCAAGAAGTGTTGGAAGATTGTGGTCTGTGCGATATAGATCTGAGAGGGTATCCGTATACTTGGGAACGTGGCCATGGTACCGAGGATTGGGTGGAGGTTAGATTAGATAGGGCGTTGATGTCCAAAACTTTTAATGATCTGTTTACAGAAATCAAGTTGACAAATCTGGAGATTAGCACCTCAGATCACAGTCCGATTTTTTTAGAACCAGTGAAGATCACCCATGCTGTGATTTCTAAAGTTTTCAGGTTTGAAAACGCATGGCTTCGAGAGCCAATGTGTCGTCAAattgttgaagaagtttggtatagGAAACAAGGGCGTCCTCTGCAAGATAAGTTAAGTGAATGTGCTACTCTTTTGCAAGTGTGGGAAGAAGAAATTACGGGAAGTTTCAAGAGTAGAATATTGCAGTGTAAGAAGTTTCTAAAGAGTACTAAAG AGGGTGATCAGAATAGTAAATACTTTCATGCTGCAACTAAAAATTGGAGGAAAACGAATCAGATTACTACCCTTGTTAATGATGAAGGCCAAGAAGTGGGGTGGGATTCAGGTTTGGAAAGCACTATGATAGATTATTTCACTAAGATTTGTGCTGCTTCAGAAACAGAATGGAACCCAATATTTGAAGGTGTGTCGAGAAGAATAAATCAAGTACAGAATGAAAGCTTGATAGCTCAGGTCGAAGATAATGAGGTAAAACGAGCATTGTTCAGCATGCACCCCGACAAGTCTCCTGGCCCAGATGGCATGAGCCCTGGGTTTAATCAAAAGTTCTGGGGTATTGTTGGTCAAGATTTGGTGGAGTTAGTTCGTAATTTCTTCATAACAGTCGAGTTGAAGGATGGTTTAGGGAATACAAACATAGTTTTAATTCCTAAGAAGAAAAATCCCATTAATATGATGGATCTTCGGCCCATATCTTTGTGTAATGTGAGTTACAAAGTCATTTCCAAGGTCCTGGCAAATAGATTGAAGTCGATGCTTTCCTATTTGATTCCTGAAACTCAAAGCGCTTTTATCCCGGGTAGATTAATAACGGATAATATCATGGTGTCTTATGAAGTGATGCATTTAATGAAGCGCAAAACTCAATGTAAAGTGGGGTGGATGGCGTTGAAATTGGATATGAGCAAAGCCTACGATCGTGTGGAGTGGAGTTTTTTTAGAGAGATGTTGAAGCAAATGGGTTTTGCAAATCAGGTTGTGGGGTTGATGCTGGCTTGTGTGTGTTCAGCTAAGTATCAGATTTGCCACACAGGTAGAAGGTTTGGTTCTATAATCCCTAATCGTGGTATCCGTCAAGGAGATCCACTCTCGTCTTATTTATTCCTGATATGCATGGAAGGCTTATTTGTGCTAATTAAAGAGTATGAAAAAAGGAATAATTTGACTGGTATTCAGGTGGCTCGAAGAGCGCCTCGGTTAACCCACATATTTTTTGCCGATGACACTTATATTTTCTGTAAAGCGAATGAGAGAGAGGCAGATCATATTGTTGATTTGTTACAAATTTTTGAGCATGCTTCAGGTCAAAAGATTAATGCTGCTAAATCTTCTGTATTTTTTAGCAGAAATACTGTACAGGAATTTCGAGATGCAATATGTGCTATGCTGCGTTTCAAAGAGGCGGGTGATAATACGACTTATCTGGGTTTACCTAGTATGTTGGGGCGTAATAAATCAGCCATGCTGGGATATCTAAAAGATCGTATGAAGGAGAAAGTGCAGCGGTGGGATAAGAAATGGTTATCGAGAGGAGGGAAGGAATTGTTGTTGAAAACTGTAGCACAGGCGTTACCTAACTACACCATGAGtctatttcttcttcctcagcAACTATGTACTGATATGGAGCGAGTCATGAACAAATTTTGGTGGAAGAGTTCGAATACTAATAAGGGCATTCACTGGATGCAATGGGATCGTATGTGTACGAAGAAATCAAATGGTGGTCTGGGTTTTCGAAAATTACAAGATTTTAATGTGGCTCTTTTGGGTAAACAGGGTTGGAGATTACTTGTCAAAACAGGAAGTCTAGTTGAGAGAGTTTTTAAAGCAAGATATTATCCTGAGGGTTCTTTTTTGTCAGCCAATGTGGGTAGCAATCCCAGTTATATCTGGAGATCGATTATGGAAGCTCAGATTGTCTTGAAGCGAGGGGCTGTTCGTCGAGTGGGCACAGGTACAACAGTCAGCATAACCAAAGATCCTTGGCTTCCTAACGATGATCCTTATGTCCACACAGATAATGAAGCTATCAGGGATAGGAATGTTGATGCTCTGATGATACCAGGACAGTATGCTTGGGATGTCGATGTTGTAAAGGATGTCTTTATTGATAGAGATGCTAAGCTCATTCTGTCTATACCGTTGAGAGATGCTGATTCAGATTGCTGGTTCTGGAAATGGGATAAAAAGGGGCAATATACAGTGCGTTCAGCTTATACAGCAATTCAAGAAGTCAAGCAAAGTTACATCCAGAATGATAGTATCTCATGGAAGAAGCTGTGGAATGCTAAAGTGCCTTTGAAGGTAAAGCATTTTATATGGAGTGCAGTTCGTAATATACTACCTACGAAGGACCAGTTGTTGACTAGAAGGGTCGATGTCAATGATAAATGTCCGGTGTGTAATGATGAAATAGAAATAGTGTACCACGTTCTGGTAACATGCTCAATGGCAAAGCAATATTGGAATGATTTAGGAATTAATACTGAGGAGAATAATAGTTCAAGCTTCGACAGGTGGGTAAACTCACTTTTTCAGAAATGTAAGATTATAAAATTGCAGGAGGTGTTTATGGTTTGCTGGTCTCTTTGGAATAATAAAAACGAGGTGATATGGAATCAACGTGGAAAGGAGTACTCAGATGTTTGTAAATTGGCAAAGCTCTTACTTAACCAATGGAAGAATGCTCAAGATAAGTCGTTCGATCATTTTCTTGGTTTTATGGGCCAAGAAGACGGCAAAGAGCGTTGGGAGTATCCACAGGAAGGTAAGGTTAAGTTTAACGTCGATGCAGCAATATTTGAAAACTCTTCTACATATTGTTTATCCATGGTTGCTCGAGATCATAGAGGTGAACTGGTAGTTGCTGGAACTAGTTGCAGGGAAGGTCGTATAGCTCCTGACTTGGCCGAGGCTCTGGGTATCAAAGAAGCTTTGAGTTGGATCAAATATAATCTAAAGCAACCGGCGATAGTGGAGACTGATTGTTTAGCAGTGGTACAAGCAATTCGGTGCTCTTCAACCCATCTGTCTTATCTGGGCAGAGTTATAGAGGAGTGTAggtatttaatttcagagttaAATCATCGTATGGTGACGTTAATTTTTGTTAAACGATCCGCGAACAAAGTGGCTCACTTCTTAGCGAGGCACAATAGTTCTGTAGCTGATCGTATATGGAGTGGGAATTGTGTTTACCCAGAACTCTATCATGTACTGAACAAGGATTTGGTTTGTTAA
- the LOC141710608 gene encoding sugar carrier protein C-like: protein MAGDGAVSSSNGKVYPGKLTTRVVVACIVAAMGGMIFGYDLGVSGGVTSMDSFLEQFFPSVYRKQMADDSTNQYCKFDSQILTTFTSSLYVAALLSSLFVASWVTRRLGRKLSMLAGGILFCAGALINGLAQNIVMLIVGRILLGFGIGFGNQLTKKHLSKQMKTLDWKLDERKEISNIK, encoded by the exons ATGGCCGGCGATGGTGCTGTAAGCTCTAGCAACGGGAAAGTTTATCCAGGAAAGCTCACCACACGTGTTGTGGTAGCATGCATTGTTGCTGCTATGGGCGGAATGATCTTCGGTTATGATCTTGGTGTATCTG GCGGGGTGACCTCGATGGATTCGTTCTTGGAACAGTTCTTTCCATCTGTATATCGAAAACAAATGGCTGACGATTCGACCAATCAGTACTGCAAATTTGATAGTCAGATACTGACGACGTTCACTTCATCATTATACGTAGCAGCTCTATTGTCATCTCTTTTTGTGGCTTCTTGGGTCACACGAAGGCTAGGTCGAAAGCTATCTATGCTTGCGGGTGGTATTCTGTTCTGTGCTGGTGCTCTCATTAATGGTCTTGCTCAGAATATTGTCATGCTCATTGTTGGCAGGATTTTACTTGGTTTCGGTATTGGATTCGGAAATCAG TTAACAAAAAAACATCTCTCAAAGCAGATGAAAACTTTGGACTGGAAATTGGATGAGCGAAAGGAAATATCTAATATCAAGTGA